Proteins encoded together in one Cicer arietinum cultivar CDC Frontier isolate Library 1 chromosome 4, Cicar.CDCFrontier_v2.0, whole genome shotgun sequence window:
- the LOC101515420 gene encoding syntaxin-43 isoform X2, with translation MASRNRTLLFRKYRDALKSVRAPSTSSPPSTSSAGGPVIELVSTSLLNPNRSYAPLSTEDPGNSSKGPNAITVGLPPAWVDVSEEISANVQRARKKMAELSKAHAKALMPSFGDGKDDQHAIESLTHEVTDLIKRSEKRLRRLAASGPSEDSNVRKNVQRSLATDLQNLSVELRKKQSTYLKRLRQQKEGQDGVDLEINMNGSKSRFEDDDLDNMIFNEHQMAKLKKSEAFTVEREKEIQQVVESVNELAQIMKDLSVLVIDQGTIVDRIDYNIQNVATTVEDGLKQLQKAERSQKKGGMVMCASVLLIMCFVMLVFLVIKEIIW, from the exons ATGGCGTCAAGGAATCGCACTTTGCTTTTCCGTAAGTATAGAGATGCATTGAAGAGTGTTCGTGCTCCGTCAACCTCTTCGCCACCGTCCACCTCTTCCGCCGGTGGTCCCGTCATCGAATTGGTCAGCACATCGCTTCTCAATCCCAATCGCTCTTACGCTCCGCTTAGTACCGAAGATCCCGGTAATTCAAG TAAGGGTCCAAATGCAATTACTGTGGGGCTACCTCCAGCGTGGGTGGATGTATCTGAAGAAATATCAGCAAATGTGCAACGTGCACGCAAAAAAATGGCAGAGTTGTCCAAGGCTCATGCGAAGGCTTTAATGCCATCGTTTGGAGATGGTAAGGATGACCAACATGCTATTGAGTCTCTAACACATGAGGTAACTGACTTGATAAAGAGATCAGAGAAGAGGCTGCGGAGACTTGCTGCTTCAGGGCCCTCTGAGGATTCCAATGTCAGGAAAAATGTGCAG CGTTCTCTTGCCACTGACCTTCAGAACCTATCTGTAGAGCTTCGCAAGAAACAGTCAACTTATTTGAAGCGCCTCAGACAGCAAAAAGAG GGTCAAGATGGGGTTGATCTAGAGATCAACATGAATGGAAGTAAATCTAGATTTGAAGATGATGACTTGGATAATATG ATATTTAACGAGCATCAGATGGCCAAGCTAAAAAAAAGCGAAGCTTTCACagttgaaagagaaaaagagaTCCAACAG GTTGTGGAATCCGTTAACGAGCTTGCTCAGATTATGAAGGATTTATCAGTACTAGTCATAGACCAG GGAACCATTGTTGATAGAATAGACTACAACATTCAAAATGTAGCAACCACAGTTGAGGATGGCCTTAAACAACTACAGAAG GCAGAGAGATCTCAGAAAAAGGGGGGCATGGTAATGTGTGCTTCGGTgcttcttatcatgtgctttgtTATGTTGGTTTTCTTAGTCATAAAGGAAATTATTTGGTGA
- the LOC101515420 gene encoding tlg2p-like protein a isoform X1, producing MASRNRTLLFRKYRDALKSVRAPSTSSPPSTSSAGGPVIELVSTSLLNPNRSYAPLSTEDPGNSSKGPNAITVGLPPAWVDVSEEISANVQRARKKMAELSKAHAKALMPSFGDGKDDQHAIESLTHEVTDLIKRSEKRLRRLAASGPSEDSNVRKNVQRSLATDLQNLSVELRKKQSTYLKRLRQQKEGQDGVDLEINMNGSKSRFEDDDLDNMIFNEHQMAKLKKSEAFTVEREKEIQQVVESVNELAQIMKDLSVLVIDQGTIVDRIDYNIQNVATTVEDGLKQLQKVLLLFIVYYFGREISEKGGHGNVCFGASYHVLCYVGFLSHKGNYLVIRGDISYHILYNIGHL from the exons ATGGCGTCAAGGAATCGCACTTTGCTTTTCCGTAAGTATAGAGATGCATTGAAGAGTGTTCGTGCTCCGTCAACCTCTTCGCCACCGTCCACCTCTTCCGCCGGTGGTCCCGTCATCGAATTGGTCAGCACATCGCTTCTCAATCCCAATCGCTCTTACGCTCCGCTTAGTACCGAAGATCCCGGTAATTCAAG TAAGGGTCCAAATGCAATTACTGTGGGGCTACCTCCAGCGTGGGTGGATGTATCTGAAGAAATATCAGCAAATGTGCAACGTGCACGCAAAAAAATGGCAGAGTTGTCCAAGGCTCATGCGAAGGCTTTAATGCCATCGTTTGGAGATGGTAAGGATGACCAACATGCTATTGAGTCTCTAACACATGAGGTAACTGACTTGATAAAGAGATCAGAGAAGAGGCTGCGGAGACTTGCTGCTTCAGGGCCCTCTGAGGATTCCAATGTCAGGAAAAATGTGCAG CGTTCTCTTGCCACTGACCTTCAGAACCTATCTGTAGAGCTTCGCAAGAAACAGTCAACTTATTTGAAGCGCCTCAGACAGCAAAAAGAG GGTCAAGATGGGGTTGATCTAGAGATCAACATGAATGGAAGTAAATCTAGATTTGAAGATGATGACTTGGATAATATG ATATTTAACGAGCATCAGATGGCCAAGCTAAAAAAAAGCGAAGCTTTCACagttgaaagagaaaaagagaTCCAACAG GTTGTGGAATCCGTTAACGAGCTTGCTCAGATTATGAAGGATTTATCAGTACTAGTCATAGACCAG GGAACCATTGTTGATAGAATAGACTACAACATTCAAAATGTAGCAACCACAGTTGAGGATGGCCTTAAACAACTACAGAAGGTCCTTCTTCTCTTCATAGTCTACTATTTTG GCAGAGAGATCTCAGAAAAAGGGGGGCATGGTAATGTGTGCTTCGGTgcttcttatcatgtgctttgtTATGTTGGTTTTCTTAGTCATAAAGGAAATTATTTGGTGATTCGTGGCGATATTTCATATCATATTCTTTATAATATTGGTCACCTTTGA